In the genome of Arthrobacter alpinus, the window CCGCTGGGCGAGCGCAGCACCATCTCGTCGATGTAGCGCCCGTGCGTGTGCATGGCCACGGCCTGCCCTCCGATGGGGTTTCCGGAACCCGGGTTCACATTGACCACTGTGATACCGCCAGCCAGGGCATCATTGAAGCCCGGGTCAAAAGGGTCGACGGCGTCAATGGCGCGCACCGCAGCCATGACGGGATCGGTCATTTCGTTGACGTCACTCGTGGATCCCACCTCTCCCTCGGGGTGCATGCCCAGGTGGACATGGGCGTCGATAAAGCCGGGCAGCAGCCACTGGCCTTTCGCATCAAGAACATCTGCACCGTCAGGGATCTGAATGGATGCGCCAAGACCAAGAATCTTGCCGCCTTCAACCAGCACGGTGCCGTCAAAGGGTTCACCTTCCACCGGCACCACATGGGCGTTGGTGATGGCCAAAACGCGCCTCTTGGCGACGGCGGCAGCCTCACGAATGGCCGCGCTGATCGAGGCCGTATTGGCCGCAGGCTTCACCGGCACAGCCTTGCCGGACTTTTTACCGGGCTTGGCAGTGGCGGATTTGGCCACGAGGAGACCACCTGGTTTTCCTGCTGGCGCGGCCGCCCGGCGGGTGACCCGACCTGGCACAAAGGCGCCCTCTGACGTTCCGCCGGGCTTCGGGGTGGGTGCTGAGGGTGTCATGACGGCCTTTCGTTTGCCAATGGTGAACTATTCCAAGCTACAACGTTTACTCCTGCACGGGGCCACTGCGGGAGGCATGCCAAACGGTGCCCCACTTTCTTATATGCGCTGAACTCGGCGTGAGTTATGCGCATAGGGGGCGGTCCACTTTCTGTATGCGATGAACCCGCGGTGAGTTTTGCGCCCGTGGTCAAGATGCGCTGGACTCGCCATGAGTTTTGCGCAGAATGGTTCACCTGCACGCTTAGGCTGGGGCGATGTATACAAAGACTGCCCTGATCACGGGCGTTGGCCGCACGGTGGGTATTGGCGCAGCCGTTGCCCGCACGCTCGCCGCTGACGGCTGGAACCTTGTCCTGAATTATTGGCAGGCCTATGACGAACGCATGCCCTGGGGCGTTCAGCCGGAGGACATCGACACGCTCACGGCCGAGCTTGAGGCAGCCGGTGCGCGGGTGTGGGCCCTGCCGGCAGACCTGGGCGACCCGTCCGCCGTCGAACGTCTCATGGAACAGATCGCCACGAAAGCCGGGCCGCTGACGGGCATGGTGATGTCACATTGCGAATCGATCGATTCGGGGGTTCTGGACACCTCGCTGGAGAGTTTCGAGCGCCACTTCGCCGTCAATACCCGCGCCAACTGGCAGCTGATTGCTGCTTTTGCCCGGCAGGCAACGGACGACGGCGGAGCCTTGGTTGCGCTGACAAGTGACCACACAGCTTTCAACCTTCCGTACGGTGCCTCCAAGGGTGCGCTGGACAGGATCGTGATTGCCGCCGCGCGCGAACTCGGCGGGCAGGGCATCAGCGCCAATGTGCTCAACCCGGGCCCGGTGGATACCGGCTGGATGGATGAGGGGACGCGAACCGCCATGACGGCATTGCAACCGGGCGGACGGCTGGGTACCCCGGCCGATGTTGCCCCCACCGTTGCTTTCCTCCTGTCCCCGGGTGGGCGCTGGGTCAGCGGCCAGCTGATCAAGGCCGACGGCGGTTTCTCGGCCTAGCGCCGTTGCCGCATCACCGCATCGGCTGCAGTTTCGATTCATGCCGCCTTATGTATCACCCCTAGCAACGGGAACAAGTAGAGGCGGCGTGTCAGGAAGCCGTCAAGATTGACCGGTCCCGCGTAAGGAACCCGTAAAAACAAGCTCCAAACCCACGCCCCGGGTGTGCGATTGAGTCAAGACATCAACGCACATTGGGAAAGTAGGATTGCTGTGGTTTTAGCGACGTGGTTAATTTTGGGGCTGGTGGGGCTGGCCTTGCTGGTCTACCTGCTGGCTGCCCTCATCCGCCCCGAGAAGTGGTGACCGGGCACCATGGACCTCAACGTTTTCTCGTTGGCCACCCAGCTGGCCGTATTGATCGTGGTGCTGGCTGCCCTGCACCAGCCCCTGGGCAAATATCTCGCCGCAACGTTCACCAGCCACAAGCACTTGGCAGTGGAACGCGGGCTGTACAAGCTCTCAGGCATTGACGCCAAGGCAGACCAGCACTGGAAGGTATACCTGCGCTCGCTGCTGGCATTTAGCATCGTCTCCATCGTGGTGCTGTTCCTGGCCCAGCTGCTGCAAGGAATCCTGCCCTTCAACCAGGGGCTGGGGGCCGTTGACCCGTGGGTTGCCATGAACACGGCAGTCTCCTTTGTCACCAACACCAACTGGCAAACCTACGTCCCGGAGACAACCCTGGGCTTCGGCATCCAGATGATGCTGCTCGCTGTGCAGAACTTCCTCAGCGCGGCCGTGGGGCTCGCAGTTGTGGTGGCCCTGATTCGCGGACTCACCAGGGCCCAAACCAACAACTTAGGCAATTTCTGGGTCGACCTGACTCGCGGCACCCTGCGCGTCCTGCTGCCCATGGCCGTTATTGGCGCCGTGGTCCTGATTGTCACCGGCGTCATCCAGAACTGGGGCGGCACCAACATCCACACCCTGGTCACCGGTGCCCAGCAAACAGTCCCCGGCGGACCGGTGGCCTCTCAGGAGGCCATCAAGCTCCTGGGCACCAACGGCGGCGGCTACTTCAATGCCAACTCCGCCCACCCGTTCGAAAACCCCACCGCATTCAGCAGCCTGTTTGAGGTGTTCCTGATCCTTCTCATCCCGTTCTCCCTGCCAGCCATGTACGGACGCATGGTGGGCGACAAACGCCAGGGCTACACGGTACTCACCGTGATGTTGGCATTCTGGCTGGCGTCCACCACATTGATGGCATGGGCCATTGCCGCCTTCACCGGCAGCGGCACCAGCGTGGGAGAAGGGTTCGAGCAGCGCCTCGGGATTGCCCCCAGCGCCCTGTTCGCCACAGCAACCACCCTGACCTCAACCGGGGCCGTCAACGTGGCCCACGATTCCCTGCCACCCCTGGCCGGCGGGCTCGCCATGCTGAACATGATGCTGGGTGAGATTGCTCCAGGGGGAGTGGGCTCGGGCCTCTACGGGATGCTGATCCTGGCTGTGGTGGCCGTGTTCATTGGCGGACTCATGGTGGGACGCACCCCAGAGTTCCTGGGCAAGAAGATTGGCGCACCCCAGATGAAGCTCGTGGCCCTGTACATTCTGGTCACGCCCACCTTGGCGCTGCTGGGCACAGGCATCACCGTCGCAACGCCGGCGCTCGCAGCGGCTGCACCCGCCGGGGGCCCGCACGGTTTCAGTGAAATCCTTTACGCCTTCACGTCAGCCGCGAACAACAACGGCTCGGCCTTTGGTGGCATCACCAGCTCCGGTCCCGGACTGGCCACCCTGTTGGCGCTGGCCATGTTCATCGGCCGTTTCCTGCCCATCGCGCTGGTATTGGCGCTCGCAGGCTCCCTGGCGAAGCAACGCAAAATCCCCGCAACCACGGGAACACTCGCCACGCACGGACCGCTCTTCGCCGTGCTCTTGGGCGGCATCTCCCTGATCCTGACCGCACTCACCTACTTCCCCGCGCTCGCCCTGGGCCCGGCTGCTGAAGGACTGCTCAAATGAACCTCAACAACACACTTGCGGCGCTTCCCCTGGCCTTCCGCAAGCTCAATCCCCGCCAGATGATCCATTCGCCAGTCATGTTCACAGTGCTGATCGGCTCCGTTGTCTGCACCGCCGTGAGTATTCAGCAGCTGGCCATTGCCTCCGATTCGGCAGTATTTTCCATCATCGTCACGGTGTGGCTTTGGTTGACGGTGCTGTTTGGCAACTTGTCCGAGGCCATCGCCGAGGGCCGTGGCAAGGCCCAAGCTGACAGTCTCCGTGCCGCCAGGACCTCCGTTATGGCACGACGCCGGACCCGCGCCTTGGTGCCAGCCGGTGCGTCAGGCGCAGGCCAAGACGTCAACGACGACGGCTATGAAGAGGAAAGGGTCCCCGGCACCGACCTCAAGGTGGGTGACATTGTCATCTGCGAGGCAGGGGACCTCATCCCCAGCGACGGCGACGTCATCGAGGGCCTGGCCAGCGTGGACGAATCCGCCATTACCGGAGAATCGGCACCCGTCATCCGCGAATCCGGTGGCGACAGAAGCTCCGTCACGGGCGGCACCATGGTGCTCTCGGACAGGATCGTCATCCGCATCACGGCAGCCAGCGGCAAGACGTTCCTGGACAGGATGATCTCCCTGGTGGAAGGTGCCACCCGGCAGAAGACGCCCAATGAAATCGCGTTGAACGTGCTGCTGGCCTCGCTGACAATCGTGTTCGTGGTCGCCGTCATGACGCTGGCCCCCATGGCCAACTTCGCCAACGCACTGCCCACCCCCGTGGTGTTGGTGGCGCTGCTGGTCTGCCTGATCCCCACCACCATCGGCGCCCTGGTTCCTGCCATCGGCATCGCCGGCATGGACAGGCTCATCCAGCGCAACGTCCTGGCCACCTCCGGCCGGGCCGTGGAAACCGCCGGCGACATCACCACCCTCCTGCTCGACAAGACGGGCACCATCACCTACGGCAACCGCCGCGCCGTTGCTTTCATAGCGGCCGACGGCGTGAACCAGCAGCTGCTTGTCGATTCGGCACGCTTGTCCTCGCTGGCAGACGAAACACCCGAGGGCCGCTCCATTGTGGAACTGGCCCAGAAGGACGGAACGCCGCAGGACCCAACGGCAACGCTCACCCCGGACGTCGAGGTCATTGAGTTCAGCGCCGTCACCCGCATGAGCGGGCTCAACCTGCCCGTGGGGCATCCTGCCAACCCGGGCCCAACAAACCTGAAGGTGCGCAAGGGGGCGGCGTCCGCCGTCGAACACTATGCCAAGGAACGCGGCGGGAGCCTGCCGCAGGAACTTCAAGATGCGGTCCTGAAGATTTCCGGGACTGGCGGCACCCCGCTGCTCGTGGCCACGCATAGCGGCGAGCGCGCGCAGATTCTTGGCGTCATTCACCTGGCCGACGTGGTCAAACCAGGCATGAAGGAACGGTTCGCCGAGCTGCGGGCCATGGGAATCAAGACCATCATGATCACCGGCGACAACAAGATCACGGCCGCCGCGATTGCCGCCGAGGCCGGGGTGGATGACTTTGTTGCCGAGGCCACCCCGGAGGACAAATTGGCTGTCATCAAGGCCGAACAGGAGGCGGGGAGATTGGTGGCCATGACGGGGGACGGCACCAATGACGCCCCGGCGCTGGCTGCGGCGGATGTGGGTGTGGCCATGAATTCGGGCACCAGTGCGGCCAAGGAAGCTGCCAACATGGTGGATTTGGATTCGGACCCCACCAAGCTCATTGACATTGTGGGCATTGGCAAGCAGTTGCTGATCACGCGCGGTTCGCTGACCACTTTTTCGGTGGCGAACGACGTGGCCAAGTACTTTGCCATTGTGCCGGCCCTGTTTGCGGCGACGTTCCCCGGGCTGGGGCTGCTGAACATCATGGGGCTGTCGTCCCCCGAGAGTGCCATCCTGTCGGCCGTCATCTTCAACGCCCTGGTCATTGTTGCGCTGGTGCCGCTGGCGCTGCGTGGCGTGAAGTACCGGGCCGTCTCGGCGGCCAAGGCGCTGTCCCGGAACCTGCTCATCTTTGGCCTGGGCGGCGTCATCGCCCCGTTCATCGGCATCAAGCTCATAGACCTGCTGGTCTCCCTCATCCCCACGATTGGTCACTAATATGAACGCCTACGGACGCCAACTACTCACGGCCCTGCGGTTCCTGCTGTGCGCCACCCTGCTGCTGGGCCTGGCGTACCCCGTGCTGGTCTTCGGGGCCGGGCAGCTCATCGCCCCCGCCCAGGCCAACGGCTCCATCATCAGCAACGGCGGCAAGGCAGTCGGTTCGTCACTGCTGGCCCAGCCGGTCACCGGCACGGCGTACTTCTTCCCGCGGCCCTCGGCTGTGGGCTGGGACCCGGCGACGTCGTCGGCCACAAACCTTGGGCCCAATCAGGCGGCGTTGGTGGAGGCCATCGCCACCAACAGGGGAGAGGTGGCTGCACGGGAGAAGGTATCGCCGGCGGAGGTTCCGATCGACGCCGTCACAGCCAGCGGCTCAGGGCTGGACCCGGATATTTCCCCGGCCTACGCAGCCCTGCAAGTGTCACGGGTGGCGGCCGCCAACGGGCTCAGCGAGGCGGCCGTGAAGGACCTGGTGGAGCAAAACACGAGCGCCGGGGTGAACGCCTTTCTGGGGCAGCCCTCGGTCAACACCACCACCTTGAATGCTGCCCTTAAAGCTGTGCAGAAAACCCCAACAGGCCTGCGAGAATAAACTATGACGCGCGGCATATTGCGAATCTTTCTCGGTGCAGCCCCCGGTGTAGGCAAGACCTACTCCATGCTGGAGGAAGGTCATGCCCAAGCCGCGGCCGGTGTTGATGTGGTGGCGGGAATTGTTCTTGACCACGGGCGGGAACAAACCCGCGCGCAACTAGACGGCCTGGAGTCCATAGCCGTCAGGACCGTCAACTACCGGGGCAGCGATTTTGAAGAATTGGACGTTGCGGCCCTGCTAGCGCGTAAACCGGCTCTGGCCCTGGTGGATGAGTACGCCCACTCCAACATTCCCGGGGCCGGCAACGCCAAGCGTTGGCAGGACGTGGAGGAGCTCCTGGCCGCTGGCATCGATGTGTATTCCACTGTCAACGTCCAGCACCTGGCCTCGCTGGGGGACGTGGTGGAGACCATTACCGGTGTTCGCCAGCAGGAGACGGTGCCCGATGACATTGTTCGCCGGGCAGACCAGATAGAACTCGTGGACATCCCGCCTGAACTGCTGCGTCAACGGCTCAGCACAGGCCATGTCTATGCGGCCGACAAGGTCGACGCCGCGCTGGCCAACTATTTCAGGTTGGGAAACCTCACGGCACTGCGCGAACTGGCCTTGTTGTGGCTGGCCGACAGGGTGGAAGAGGGCGTGGCCGCTTATAGGGAAAGCCACGGCATCGCCACCAGCTGGCCAACTCGCGAAAGGGTCGTAGTGGGGCTGCCGGGTGGGCCGGAGGGCGAGGTGCTGTTGCGCCGTGCGGCCCGCATCCTTAGCCGGGTCAGCGGCGGGGAGTTGCTCGCCGTGCACGTGCCCAGATCCGACGGCGTCGCCGGGGACGCGCCGTCGGCCCTTGAAGGGCAGCGGCAACTCGTCACCGATTTGGGCGGCACCTACCACTTTGTAGGCGGGGCGGACCCGGCGCAGGCGCTGCTGGATTTTGCCAAGAATGCCGGAGCGACCCAAATCGTGATTGGTTCATCGCGGCGCAAGCCCCGCCTTGGCTTCCTGTTTGGCCCGGGTGTTGGTGCCAGGGTTGTGCGCGACGCCGGTGACATGGACGTGCACATGGTGCCGCACCCCCTGAGTGGCTCCGGGCGTGCCGTGCGCAACCGCAGTGAGCTGAACAGAACTCGCGTAGTTGTTGGATTCGTCCTTGCTGTGACTCTGCCCGTCCTGGTCCAGCTGTGCACGGGTCCGTTGAGCCTGCAAACCATCATGGTGGTCCAACTGGCGGCAACCATCGCTGTTGCCTTGGTGGGGGGCCTCTGGCCTGCGGTGTTGGCTGCCGTATGGGGAATCTTGATACTGAACTTTTATTCGGCACCACCGTTGGGCACTCTCCACATCAACGATCCCGAAAATCTTCTGACGCTGCTGGTGTTTTTGCTCGTCGCTGTTGCGGTTGCACTGGCAGTGGACAAATCTGCCCGCCGTTCGCGGGAAGCCCTGCGGGCCGGCGCGGAGGCAGCCACACTGAGTGAGCTGGCCCGCGGCATCCTGGCCTCGCAGGACACCGTGCAGGTGCTCCTGGAACAGGTTCGGGACCATTTCGCCATGCGCTCGGTAGTGCTTTTCCGCAGTGCGCGGGACGGCAATGGCTGGAGCCTGGAAGCCTCTGTAGGGGATGATCCGCCGCAGAACCCTGAACAGGCGGACACCCTTGAGGAAGTTTCCGAGCATTGGATGCTTGGCCTGGCAGGACGGATTTTGCCGTCGAGCGACAGGCGCCTGCTCAGTGCCTTTGGTGCGCACCTGCTGGCCTTGGAACAGCGCGAGGCATTGAGCGAGACCCAGCGCGAGAACGTGCAATTGAGCCAGGACAACAACATTAGAACCTCAGTTCTGCGGGCCGTCTCCCATGACCTGCGCACACCGTTGGCAGGGATCAAGCTAGCCGTCAGCAGCCTGCGCCAGAGCGAGGTAACCTTCAGCCCCGAGGACGAAGCCGAGCTGCTGGGCACCATTGAGCACTACTCGGACAGGATGGACGCCCTGGTGGGCAACTTGTTGGACATGTCCCGCCTCAGCGCCCAGATGGTGAGCCCCGTTGTGGGGCCAGTGAGCTGGCAAGAGGTGTTGCCGGCTGCCTTGCACGGGGTCCCCGCCGGCCGCGTGCGCCGCGAGCTGCCCCCGAACATGCCGCCCATTGAGGCCGATCCCGGACTGCTCGAGCGGGTTATCGCCAACATCGTGGAAAACGCCGTGAAGTATGCCCCGGACTCGGAAATCCTGGTGGTCGGTTCCATCGGCGGAAGCGGCAGTGCCACCATCAACGGCCGCCCCGCCAGCGAATTGCGCGTGGTGGATCATGGCAAGGGCGTCCCCGCGGCCGAGGTCATGGCCATGTTCAGGCCTTTTCAAAGGCTCGACGACGTCTCTTACGGCCCGCGCGGCGGCACCGGCGTGGGACTGGGGCTGGCTGTTGCCAAGGGATTCACCGAGATTATGGGCGGGATGCTCGAGGCTGCTCAAACACCCGGCGGTGGGTTGACCATGATCATTCGCATACCGCTGTCCACCGGAATTGTAAGGACCCTGCCATGACAACAGTTTTAGTGGTTGATGACGAACCTCAGATCCTGCGTGCCCTGCAGATCAACCTGCACGCGCACGGCTACACGGTGGTTGCGGCGCACAACGGAACCACGGCGCTGGCCGCCGCACAGGCTCACGTGATCGACGTCGTCGTACTTGACCTTGGGCTGCCCGACATGGACGGAATGGACGTGATAGCCGGGTTGCGCGGCTGGAGCGAGGTGCCCATCATTGTGCTCTCGGCCCGGCACGGTTCGCATGACAAAGTTGAGGCGCTCGATGCCGGAGCCGACGACTACGTGACCAAGCCGTTTGGGCTGGATGAGCTGCTGGCCAGGCTCCGGGCGGCAACGCGACGCTCCGGACCGCAGGTGGCCGAGCCGTGCGTGGAAACGGCCGAATTCACGGTGGACCTGGCCAATAAGCAGGTGTTCCGCCACGACCAACCGGTGCGGATGACGCCCACCGAATGGAGCGTTCTGGAGCTGTTGGTGCGCAATCCGGGCCGGCTCGTGAGCCAGCAGCAAATCCTGACCGATGTATGGGGGCCCGCGTATGCCAAGGAAACCCATTATCTGCGCGTGTACATGGCTCAGCTGCGCAGGAAATTGGAGAGCGATCCCGCCGCACCGGTGCACCTGCTCACGGAAGCCGGTATGGGGTACCGGTTCGCGCCGTAGCCCGTACGCAGCTTCGTAAATAAGGTGGCAGAATTGCAGGGCGCCACCGGCTTGTCAGTCCAGGGTGGCTGCCCTTTTCAGACACCTCTTGCAAGGAATTCATGAAGACCTCAGCACCACCCATTGGGCGGGCACGCTCCATTGCCTTGATTTCACTGTTCCTAGCCTCCTTCATGGAGCTCTTGGACGCCACAATTGTCAACGTGGCCCTGCCCGATATTGAACGTGCACTGGGTGCCCAGAATGCCGAATTGCAGTGGATGGTTGCCTCCTACACGCTGGCACTGGCCATCGGCCTCATCACAGGATCCCGGCTGGGCGATATATTCGGTCGCAAAAAGGTCTTCATCATCGGCCTGGTGGCCTTCACCGTGGCCTCCGTGCTGTGCGGTGCCGCGATGAACCCGGAGATGCTAATTGCCTCCCGCGCCCTGCAGGGTTTTGCCTCTGCGGCCATGATTCCCCAGGTTCTTTCCAGCCTTCAGGTCATGTACAAGCCGTCCGAACGCGCTGGCGCCATGGCCGGGTTCTCCGCATTGGCTGGTGTTGCTGCCGTGTCCGGACCCATCCTGGGCGCCGTGCTGACCAACGCGGACATCTTCGGTTGGGGCTGGCGCACCATCTTCTTCGTCAACATCCCCGTTGGTATCTTCGCCGTCATCTGCGCCATCAAATTTGTTCCCGAATCCAAGGCGCCGGTGCGGCACAAGCTTGACCTGTCCGGCGTCGTCATTCTTGCCGTGGGCATGATGGCCATCCTGTACCCGCTCACGATGGGACGCGAGGAAGGCTGGCCGCTGTGGACCTACCTCTCCATGGTGTTCGGCCTGCTGGTGTTGACCGGTTTTGTGCTGCTGCAGCACAGGGAGGAAAAGCGCGGTGGAGAACCATTGGTGGCTGTGTCGCTCTTCAAGAGCCGGCCGTTTGCCGCCGGCATTGTCATGATGTTCCTGTTCTTCATCCCCATGAACGGCTTCTTCCTGATCCAGACACTGTTCCTGCAGATCGGCCTTGAATACCCCATTCTGAAGGCCGGCCTGACCATGATCCCGTTCTCCATCATGGTGCCGGTGCTCGCCGGCATTTCGGCCGCGATCCTCGCCAAGAAGATTGGCCGTGTGGTGCTGCAGCTGGGCCCGTTGGTCATCGCCGCAGGCTTTGTGGTCCTGATCCTGACGGTTCAGTCCGTGGGCGGAACCGTCACCCCGTGGCACCTGCTGGCCGGGTTGGCCCTGAGCGGCGCCGGCTTCGGCATGGTCGTGGCACCCGTGGGAATCTTTGTCCTTTCTGAAGTCCCCACCAAATTCGCCGGCAGCGCCTCTGGCCTGTTCAACACCACCAGCCAGCTCGCCGGAGCCTTGGGTGTTGCCATCATCGGCACCATCTACTTCAACTCGCTGGAGTCCAGCACAGGCACCAGCCAGTCGGCCGTGTTCATTGATGGCTTCACCTTCACCATGTGGATCATGGCCGGCGGCATGGTCTTGGCCTCGATCGCGGCAACGTTCCTGCCGCGCTGGGCCAGCGAGTCCGATGTCTCCGGGGCCGTTGAACTGGTTGACGCTTAAGAAATACGACGTGTAGGTCCCCGACATGGGTGGGCCCGGCACCTCTGGATTAGGGTTAAACCATGACTTCCTTGCTCCCGCCGAGCGCTTCCGTACTGGCAATTTGCCGGGTCCACCAACTGATCACCACAAAAACCGGTTTTGGTGTCACGGCCATCGACAAACGCGCCGTTGACGGACCAGTCAACCTGCGCCGGTTCGGTGTGTTTGGGGACGTGCAGGCAGACTCGGAACACCACGGCGGGCCGGATCAAGCCGTCTATGCCTATTCTCAGGAAGATGCCGACTACTGGAATGCCGAGCTGGGACGCCCCATTCCGCCCGGATTGTTCGGCGAGAATCTGCGTACTCACGGCGTGGCCACAACCGAGGCTGTGATCGGCACGAGGTGGCGGATCGGCAAGGCCCTGCTGGAGGTGACCT includes:
- the kdpA gene encoding potassium-transporting ATPase subunit KdpA — translated: MDLNVFSLATQLAVLIVVLAALHQPLGKYLAATFTSHKHLAVERGLYKLSGIDAKADQHWKVYLRSLLAFSIVSIVVLFLAQLLQGILPFNQGLGAVDPWVAMNTAVSFVTNTNWQTYVPETTLGFGIQMMLLAVQNFLSAAVGLAVVVALIRGLTRAQTNNLGNFWVDLTRGTLRVLLPMAVIGAVVLIVTGVIQNWGGTNIHTLVTGAQQTVPGGPVASQEAIKLLGTNGGGYFNANSAHPFENPTAFSSLFEVFLILLIPFSLPAMYGRMVGDKRQGYTVLTVMLAFWLASTTLMAWAIAAFTGSGTSVGEGFEQRLGIAPSALFATATTLTSTGAVNVAHDSLPPLAGGLAMLNMMLGEIAPGGVGSGLYGMLILAVVAVFIGGLMVGRTPEFLGKKIGAPQMKLVALYILVTPTLALLGTGITVATPALAAAAPAGGPHGFSEILYAFTSAANNNGSAFGGITSSGPGLATLLALAMFIGRFLPIALVLALAGSLAKQRKIPATTGTLATHGPLFAVLLGGISLILTALTYFPALALGPAAEGLLK
- a CDS encoding MFS transporter; the protein is MKTSAPPIGRARSIALISLFLASFMELLDATIVNVALPDIERALGAQNAELQWMVASYTLALAIGLITGSRLGDIFGRKKVFIIGLVAFTVASVLCGAAMNPEMLIASRALQGFASAAMIPQVLSSLQVMYKPSERAGAMAGFSALAGVAAVSGPILGAVLTNADIFGWGWRTIFFVNIPVGIFAVICAIKFVPESKAPVRHKLDLSGVVILAVGMMAILYPLTMGREEGWPLWTYLSMVFGLLVLTGFVLLQHREEKRGGEPLVAVSLFKSRPFAAGIVMMFLFFIPMNGFFLIQTLFLQIGLEYPILKAGLTMIPFSIMVPVLAGISAAILAKKIGRVVLQLGPLVIAAGFVVLILTVQSVGGTVTPWHLLAGLALSGAGFGMVVAPVGIFVLSEVPTKFAGSASGLFNTTSQLAGALGVAIIGTIYFNSLESSTGTSQSAVFIDGFTFTMWIMAGGMVLASIAATFLPRWASESDVSGAVELVDA
- the kdpB gene encoding potassium-transporting ATPase subunit KdpB, producing MNLNNTLAALPLAFRKLNPRQMIHSPVMFTVLIGSVVCTAVSIQQLAIASDSAVFSIIVTVWLWLTVLFGNLSEAIAEGRGKAQADSLRAARTSVMARRRTRALVPAGASGAGQDVNDDGYEEERVPGTDLKVGDIVICEAGDLIPSDGDVIEGLASVDESAITGESAPVIRESGGDRSSVTGGTMVLSDRIVIRITAASGKTFLDRMISLVEGATRQKTPNEIALNVLLASLTIVFVVAVMTLAPMANFANALPTPVVLVALLVCLIPTTIGALVPAIGIAGMDRLIQRNVLATSGRAVETAGDITTLLLDKTGTITYGNRRAVAFIAADGVNQQLLVDSARLSSLADETPEGRSIVELAQKDGTPQDPTATLTPDVEVIEFSAVTRMSGLNLPVGHPANPGPTNLKVRKGAASAVEHYAKERGGSLPQELQDAVLKISGTGGTPLLVATHSGERAQILGVIHLADVVKPGMKERFAELRAMGIKTIMITGDNKITAAAIAAEAGVDDFVAEATPEDKLAVIKAEQEAGRLVAMTGDGTNDAPALAAADVGVAMNSGTSAAKEAANMVDLDSDPTKLIDIVGIGKQLLITRGSLTTFSVANDVAKYFAIVPALFAATFPGLGLLNIMGLSSPESAILSAVIFNALVIVALVPLALRGVKYRAVSAAKALSRNLLIFGLGGVIAPFIGIKLIDLLVSLIPTIGH
- the kdpF gene encoding K(+)-transporting ATPase subunit F; the protein is MVLATWLILGLVGLALLVYLLAALIRPEKW
- a CDS encoding SDR family oxidoreductase, yielding MYTKTALITGVGRTVGIGAAVARTLAADGWNLVLNYWQAYDERMPWGVQPEDIDTLTAELEAAGARVWALPADLGDPSAVERLMEQIATKAGPLTGMVMSHCESIDSGVLDTSLESFERHFAVNTRANWQLIAAFARQATDDGGALVALTSDHTAFNLPYGASKGALDRIVIAAARELGGQGISANVLNPGPVDTGWMDEGTRTAMTALQPGGRLGTPADVAPTVAFLLSPGGRWVSGQLIKADGGFSA
- a CDS encoding DUF4118 domain-containing protein, which gives rise to MTRGILRIFLGAAPGVGKTYSMLEEGHAQAAAGVDVVAGIVLDHGREQTRAQLDGLESIAVRTVNYRGSDFEELDVAALLARKPALALVDEYAHSNIPGAGNAKRWQDVEELLAAGIDVYSTVNVQHLASLGDVVETITGVRQQETVPDDIVRRADQIELVDIPPELLRQRLSTGHVYAADKVDAALANYFRLGNLTALRELALLWLADRVEEGVAAYRESHGIATSWPTRERVVVGLPGGPEGEVLLRRAARILSRVSGGELLAVHVPRSDGVAGDAPSALEGQRQLVTDLGGTYHFVGGADPAQALLDFAKNAGATQIVIGSSRRKPRLGFLFGPGVGARVVRDAGDMDVHMVPHPLSGSGRAVRNRSELNRTRVVVGFVLAVTLPVLVQLCTGPLSLQTIMVVQLAATIAVALVGGLWPAVLAAVWGILILNFYSAPPLGTLHINDPENLLTLLVFLLVAVAVALAVDKSARRSREALRAGAEAATLSELARGILASQDTVQVLLEQVRDHFAMRSVVLFRSARDGNGWSLEASVGDDPPQNPEQADTLEEVSEHWMLGLAGRILPSSDRRLLSAFGAHLLALEQREALSETQRENVQLSQDNNIRTSVLRAVSHDLRTPLAGIKLAVSSLRQSEVTFSPEDEAELLGTIEHYSDRMDALVGNLLDMSRLSAQMVSPVVGPVSWQEVLPAALHGVPAGRVRRELPPNMPPIEADPGLLERVIANIVENAVKYAPDSEILVVGSIGGSGSATINGRPASELRVVDHGKGVPAAEVMAMFRPFQRLDDVSYGPRGGTGVGLGLAVAKGFTEIMGGMLEAAQTPGGGLTMIIRIPLSTGIVRTLP
- the kdpC gene encoding potassium-transporting ATPase subunit KdpC translates to MNAYGRQLLTALRFLLCATLLLGLAYPVLVFGAGQLIAPAQANGSIISNGGKAVGSSLLAQPVTGTAYFFPRPSAVGWDPATSSATNLGPNQAALVEAIATNRGEVAAREKVSPAEVPIDAVTASGSGLDPDISPAYAALQVSRVAAANGLSEAAVKDLVEQNTSAGVNAFLGQPSVNTTTLNAALKAVQKTPTGLRE
- a CDS encoding MOSC domain-containing protein; translated protein: MTSLLPPSASVLAICRVHQLITTKTGFGVTAIDKRAVDGPVNLRRFGVFGDVQADSEHHGGPDQAVYAYSQEDADYWNAELGRPIPPGLFGENLRTHGVATTEAVIGTRWRIGKALLEVTSPRVPCATFGERMDEPQWVKRFTQAGRVGTYLRVLETGKAQAGDAVVVEHVPEHGITVGKFFGDPTVEDVHTLQALHDSGALALGNHYWPYFRKILANAI
- a CDS encoding response regulator, with the translated sequence MTTVLVVDDEPQILRALQINLHAHGYTVVAAHNGTTALAAAQAHVIDVVVLDLGLPDMDGMDVIAGLRGWSEVPIIVLSARHGSHDKVEALDAGADDYVTKPFGLDELLARLRAATRRSGPQVAEPCVETAEFTVDLANKQVFRHDQPVRMTPTEWSVLELLVRNPGRLVSQQQILTDVWGPAYAKETHYLRVYMAQLRRKLESDPAAPVHLLTEAGMGYRFAP